tggagcaagtgttggctggaggggaaaagaggaggagcgGCGTGGTATCTGACACGTCGACAAtggcgggtctcagcggcatggagcagcggggtctcgccggtgggcgtgtgatgatggacgagcgcgggatggtggcgttgtctggcgtcatggtggcatgCAGCAGTACAACACTAAACATGGATttatggcaggtggctgcggcggcctcatacccggcaggcgtccaggttgaggagtgcgccggactggtgggtgccccatacccggcaggcgtcctagttgggacctcaggtcttagatgttaagTTTGGCTGCAAGGTCTGTGGTATTAGgtccagactatcagcatcccatCATCAattagataggagtagcgacagatgttgcctagacggtggctttagtcttacttttgtgtgactttgtaaggtcttgtgtgaataattaataaagtggctgcatgcatcgtccagatgcagaggccagggtccctccatttccaaaaaaaaaatctacagtaccaaataaataaaatttatttcatGAGTTTAGGTTGTGTTGCACGGTAAACGGCCATCAAACCCACTCAAATCCATCATTATTAAACCGTACTTGAAACTTCATACAGAAGCGCCCAACGTCAATCTTGCATACTAGCCGAGTGGCCGCACCAAATATAACCCCCCACACTAAGGCTGCCAATAGTTATCTTagctagtatcatgtacttggaAATAGCAAATACACTGATGTGGCAGAGaattaaaaaagaaaaagagggttagagtaacatagatagataccgtatcatattaaatgttatactactttgtgtcatggaTGGTAATACATAATATAATTTATGATACTATACATtatgaaggtagtatcatacactagtatcatatgcatgatacttgtATATGATACTCcgcactatgagtagcctaaggtGACTGGCGGACTGATTATCATTATCTGTTTCGTTTGTGTAACCATTACACATGCGATTGGGAGTACATCCTGATGTACTTTCTTAATTGCATGATGTATTAGATTGAAATTATATTAGAGGACAATCTCAAATTTCTATTGAACTTATGGCATCTGCAACGGGCGCCTCAAACCCTTAAATGCCCGGGCGGACGGCCCGGTCAGTGATCGGTCAAAAAAGCGACACAAACGGACGCCTCAGACTGGTCTCAAACGTCCAGACTTACCGGCACAACTCATATCCTACCCGAATCTGGGGCGGATATGGGGTGGCTTGGGCGCGACCGGGCGCGTCTGCCACGTCTGAGCCGGCCCACGCTAGCCCACGCCGACCCTACATATATTTGTTCCCATCCGCACGCTGTACCAAATCCTAGCTAGTCCACTCCATTCCCCTTCAATCAACTCTGCCACTAAAGCTTCCGTCCAGTGATCTCCGGCCTTCTCTGGGATGGGGGGGGTCAGCAGACCTTACTCTAACCAGTCAGGATCGGTTGAATGGTGTCATCCAGTGCGGGTTGGAGGAGTCTATGGCCgtccgcattgcactccgccgctATGAGGAGAACTGCGCCCGACGGGGGGATCTTCCCGGCACGAATCCATTGTGTCGGCGCAACATGCGCTCAGATCCGCCGGGGCTGGATCATCGTGGTCCACTAGCCTCCCCATCTCCGGTCCGCCGGAGTATGAGTGCTACAGGGATCAGTGTGCCCATCATGGGAAGAGGATAAGGGTGGTCCTGGGTCACCCCGCTGCCGACACGGCATGGCGGATGCGGCACCGCGTGCTGCCATAGAGGAGGAAGCCATCTGTGCTCGCATCCTAAAGAAGCGGCGGCGGAGGAACAAACGTGCCCTCGCCCGGGAGCAAAATCGGGCAGCCTGTGCCATGGCTGCGCCGCCCCAAAGAGGAGAAGAAGGACAGCGACGGGTCGGACAACTTCGGCGACGAGcagatccgggtggatccattttGCGTTTTCGTGTGTCACTTCCACGAGAAAGACGACAAAGGCGCTGGCAAGGGCAAGGGCAGCCGTGGATGATCTTCTGCATAACTAATATTTAGGTAGAACATGCCAAATTTTGATAGTCCGATGGCATGTCGTGTTGTAGTAACAGGATGATCTATGTTGCATCGTTCACGTAGGCTGCATGTGTTTATATGGAATTGAGATTTGCTAATTGAGGTGTCCAGCTTTGCGAAGGAAAATTTGAGATGTGACCGGTCGCTGCTCTTGGACGCGCCCGGGCGTGTCCGCCGACGTTTGAGGATCCAGATTTGCTATATGCGGTTCTAAATGCTCTTAGTGCTTGCTAATTActtcctccgtttttaaatataattTGTTTTTTAagatttcactatagactacatacgaagcaaaatgactgAAACTATActctaaaatgcgtctatatacattcGAATGTAGTCTTTGTAATGAAATTTTTAAaaggacttgtatttaggaacggagggagtactaccttaCATTGGCCCACGCAAAAAAAGTTTTACCTTAGGTTGGTGAGAATGCATCGTATCTTCCCAGCCCTTATTAAGCCGGTCACAGTGCGTCGTCTCTTCCGAGCCATTCCATGTCATCCACACCATCGTATTCATTGACGTTCGCATATAATATCCTCCTACGATTTTTCGGTGTCCCTCTTTCTCTCTGTGCACTGGAACTGTAGTCGCACGGGATCACTCAATTATTACTCTGCATGGCATGGGTGACAAGAGTCCTCTCTCTGCTTGCATATGGGATCACTCAATTATTAATCTCCTCTCTCTACTTGCATACTGGCATTGAGTGGCAGCTTGAGTCCACGGATTTTAGTCGACAGAAGATAACAAAAACCAAGTTTGAATTGGGAGGCAGTTGTGGTCCTTGTGGCCACGGACTAACAGTACTACTGAACCACTTGCAACGCGtgcttacacacacacacacacacactataagATAGCATGCACCACCGAGCAGTTTTTGCCAAGAGCACTTGCGAATCACTTGCATCCCAAACAAGATTTCTTACCGATAGTTGTTGTGTTTGTGTAGACATAGCATACTTCAGCTGAATCCATGGCGAAATGCTGGCTGCTGCTCCAATTCTTGGCGTTCCTCTTGCCGGCGACGAGTGCTACGTCGTGCCACACTGACGACCTTCATGCGCTGCAGGGCTTCGCCGGGAATCTCAGTGGTGGCGGCGTGCTCCTACGCGCTGTTTGGACCGGTGTCTCGTGCTGCGGCTGGGAAGGTGTGAGCTGCGACGGCACAAGTGGACGCGTCACGGGGCTTCGGCTACCCGGGCGCGGCCTTGCGGGGCCCATCCCTAGAGCATCCTTGGCGGGCCTCGCGCAGCTGGAGGAGCTCAACCTTGCCAACAACAAACTGATCGGCACCATCCCATCGTGGATTGGTGAGCTTGATCACCTATGCTACTTGGATCTTTCCGACAATTTATTGGTTGGCGAGGTATCCAAGAGTTTGATACAGCTCAAGGGCTTCGCCACTACTGGTCGTTCATTGGGTATGGCTTTCACTAACATGCCATTGTATGTGAAGCGTAGCAGACGAACactccaacaacaacaacccaaTATCATATCTGGGACCAACAACAAAGTCCGATCTGGTAGAACCAATGTTGTATCCGGGAACGACAACACAGTTGTATCTGGGAATGACAACACTGTTGCTGGGAGCAACAATACCATCACAACTGGGAGCGGCAATACCGTAACTGGTAGTAACCATGTTGTTTCTGGGACCAAACATATTGTAACTGACAACAACAATGTTGTTTCCGGGATAGACAATAATGTATCCGGGAGCTTCCAC
This window of the Triticum aestivum cultivar Chinese Spring chromosome 5D, IWGSC CS RefSeq v2.1, whole genome shotgun sequence genome carries:
- the LOC123123728 gene encoding probable inactive receptor kinase RLK902, yielding MAKCWLLLQFLAFLLPATSATSCHTDDLHALQGFAGNLSGGGVLLRAVWTGVSCCGWEGVSCDGTSGRVTGLRLPGRGLAGPIPRASLAGLAQLEELNLANNKLIGTIPSWIGELDHLCYLDLSDNLLVGEVSKSLIQLKGFATTGRSLGMAFTNMPLYVKRSRRTLQQQQPNIISGTNNKVRSGRTNVVSGNDNTVVSGNDNTVAGSNNTITTGSGNTVTGSNHVVSGTKHIVTDNNNVVSGIDNNVSGSFHTVSGTLNTVSGSNNTVSGSNHVVSGSNKVVTGAKDKSPRSRTTFIASREEDEEEVDLQTIKFPKSVVNCNYKSIVYGEWRWIICGLIMWMFQYFALDMATRKRNLHPADPAFWTLQQIKDPHLGRGLGGPRIIRRRRGVKKEVLGRLNP